A single genomic interval of Heterodontus francisci isolate sHetFra1 chromosome 45, sHetFra1.hap1, whole genome shotgun sequence harbors:
- the LOC137356346 gene encoding histone H2B 5-like — protein sequence MVDEKKTAASSKKGAKKVQKKAPTKGSKKRRKSRRESYSIYVYKVMKQVHPDTGISSKAMSIMNSFVNDIFERIAGEASRLAHYNKRSTISSREIQTAVRLLLPGELAKHAVSEGTKAVTKYTSSK from the coding sequence ATGGTTGACGAGAAGAAAACTGCAGCATCttccaagaagggcgccaagaaagttcAGAAGAAGGCGCCAACAAAGGGCAGCAAGAAACGGAGAAAATCCAGGAGagaaagttactccatctacgtgtacaaagtgatgaagcaggttcaccctgacaccggcatctcctccaaggccatgagcatcatgaattcgtttgtgaatgatattttcgagcgaatcgcgggtgaggcttcccgcctggcccattacaacaaacgcagcaccatcagctcccgggagatccagaccgccgtgcgcctgctgctgcccggggagctggccaaacacgccgtgtcggaaggtacaaaggcggtcaccaagtacaccagctccaagtaa